Below is a genomic region from Actinoallomurus bryophytorum.
GCGATCTGAGACGTCATCCGCTCCTGCACCTGGGGGCGCCGGGCGTAGACGTCGACGAGCCGGGCCAGCTTGGACAGCCCGGTGATCTGACCCTTCGCGTTGGGGGTGTAGCCGACGTGCGCCACACCGTGAAACGGCACCAGGTGGTGCTCGCAGAGGCTGTAGACCTCGATGTCCTTGACGATCACCATCTCGTCGTGACCGGCGTCGAACACCGTGTTGAGGACGTCCTCGGGTCGCTGGCGCATCCCGGCGAGCTGCTCCGCGTACGCCCGCGCGACTCGCGCGGGCGTGTCAACAAGACCATCGCGGTCGGGGTCCTCCCCGACCGCGATGAGGATCTCACGGACCGCCTTCTCGACACGTGCCTGGTCGATCGGCGGTCCGTGCGACTCTGGAGCTGGGTTCACGCCTTGCCTTCGCTGTCGTCCTGCTCCTCACGGTCCGCCGGATGCGACGCTCCACTGCTGCCGTTGCCCTGTGTCAGGTCCTTGACGTCCTTCGGTCCCATGAGCGCGAGCTCCTTGGGGGTCAGGACGGGCGGACGGTCGGAGGGCAGACGCTTGCCGTACCCGCTGTAGGACGGGTTGGCCGGCCGCTTCTCGATCGGGCGGAAGATGTCGATCACCTGGTTTTTGGACAAGGTCTCCTTGTCCATCAGGTGGAGCACCAGGTCGTCGAGGACGTCCCGGTATTCGACCAGGATCTCCCACGCGATGTCATGGGCGGACTCGATCAGGCGCCGGACCTCGTCGTCGATCGCGGACGCGATCTCCTCGGAGTAGTCGCGGTTGTGCGACATGTCACGGCCCAGGAACGGCTCGCCGTTGCCCTCGCCGAACTTGCGGGCGCCGAGGCGCTCGCTCATGCCGTACTCGGTGACCATCTTCCGTGCGATCGCGGTGGCCTTCTCGATGTCGTTGGCCGCGCCGGTCGTGGGCTCGTGGAAGACCAGCTCCTCGGCGGTACGGCCGCCGAGCAGCATGGCGAGCTGGTCGAGCATCTCCGAACGGCTCGCCAGGAACTTGTCCTCCATCGGAAGAGTCATCGTGTAGCCCAGCGCCTGGCCACGGGACAAGATCGTGATCTTGTGCACGGGGTCGGCGTTCGGCAGTGCGTGCGCCACCAGGGCGTGGCCGCCCTCGTGGTACGCGATGGTCTTCTTCTCCCGGTCGGACATGACCCGGCTCTTGCGCTCCGGACCCGCCATGACCCGGTCGATCGACTCCTCGAGGGTGTCCATGTCGATCTGCTTGCGGTCCATGCGCGCGGTCAGCAGAGCCGCCTCGTTGATGACGTTCGCCAGGTCGGCACCGGTGAAGCCGGGCGTACGGCGCGCGATCGTGTCGAGCTCGACGTCGGGCGCGAACGGCTTGCCACGGCCGTGCACCCGGAGGATGCCCTTACGGCCCTCCAGGTCCGGCCGGTCGATGACGATCTGCCGGTCGAAACGGCCCGGACGCAGCAGCGCCGGGTCGAGGATGTCGGGCCGGTTGGTCGCGGCGATCAGGATGACGCCGCCCTTGACGTCGAAGCCGTCCATCTCGACGAGCAGCTGGTTGAGCGTCTGCTCGCGCTCGTCGTGACCGCCGCCGAGACCGGCGCCACGGTGCCGGCCGACCGCGTCGATCTCGTCCACGAAGATGATCGAGGGAGCGTTGGCCTTCGCCTGCTCGAACAGGTCGCGCACCCGGGAGGCGCCGACACCGACGAACATCTCGACGAAGTCCGAGCCGGAGATCGAGTAGAACGGCACGCCCGCTTCGCCGGCGACGGCGCGTGCGAGCAGCGTCTTACCGGTACCCGGCGAGCCGTACAGCAGCACGCCCTTGGGGATCTTCGCCCCGATTGCCTGGAACTTTGCAGGGTTTGCCAGGAACTCCTTGATCTCCTGCAACTCCTCGATGGCCTCGTCGGCCCCGGCCACGTCGGCGAATGTGGTCTTCGGTGTGTCCTTCGTGACCAGTTTGGCCTTGGACTTCCCGAAGTTCATCACCCGGGAGCCGCCGCCCTGCATCTGGTTCATGATGAACAAGAAGATCAGCACGACCACGACGATCGGCAGGAAGCTGAACAGCAGGCTCAAGAAGACGTTCTGCTTCGGCACCGACACCGTGTAGCTCTTCAGCTGACCGGCGTTGGTCTTCTCCTGCAGCAGGTTGGCGAGATTGACGCCCTGGCCGTCGACCCACGACGCCTGCAGTTGTTTGCCGCTCTTGAGCTTGACCTCGATCCGCTGGTCCTTGTCAACAAGCTGGGCGGAGGTCACCTCGTTGTTCTGGATGGCCTGGACAACCCTCGAGGTGTCGGCCTTCTCGTACGAGCCGCCGGGATTGATCCCGTACATGACGAGGAGTACCAGCGCCCCGAAGGCCAGAATCCAGAGCAACGGCCCGCGAAAGTAGCGCTTCAGATCCATTTATGCGGAACCCCGTGGTGGGGCCCCGTCCCTCCTGACCAGCGTCATCAGACCTCGTCGCGCGAACGCCCGCCGAGGCGGCCTTCCTGAGTGTGGCCCGCAAGGAGCCTGAGATAATGAAGGTACACCGGTGTCGCGGAAGACCGCAGCACGACGTCCGGCGCCCCACTTCGCAACTAGGAACGTACGAGGCTAAGCCTCTTGTTCCCCACTTCCACCGTAGACGTGCGGCGCAAGTGTGCCCACGAAGGGCAGATTCCGGTACCTCTCCGCGTAGTCGAGGCCGTACCCGATCACGAACTCGTTCGGGATGTCGAAACCGACGTACTTGACCTTGACCTTGATCTTGGCCGCGTCGGGCTTGCGCAGCAGCGTGCAGACCTCGATCGACGCCGGTCCGCGTGACTCGAGGTTGCTCATCAGCCAGGAGAGCGTCAGGCCCGAGTCGACGATGTCCTCGACGATCAGGACGTGGCGGCCCATGATGTCGGCGTCCAGGTCCTTCATGATCCGCACGACGCCGGAGGACTTGGTCCCCGAGCCGTACGACGAGACGGCCATCCAGTCCATGGAGACCGGCGAGTGCAGAGCGCGGGCGAGGTCGGCCATGACCATGACCGCGCCCTTCAGGACGCCGACGAGCAGAAGCTCCCGGCCCGCGTAGTCCTCATCGACCTGAGCGGCGAGCTCCCGGATCTTGGCCTGGAGCTCGACCTCTGGGATCAGTACCTTCTCGAGGTCCGCTCCCATGTCCGCTTCGTCCACCGAAAGCCCTTCCCGATCGCGCGGCCAGATGCCCGTCTCTCCCTGCCCGTCCGAGGTGGTCAGGTCACCTTTGACGGGAATCACCGGGTTTCGGACGGTCCGAAGAGCAGCTTTTCATACCTGCGCCGAACACGTACGCGGCCGGGGAGGTCGACGTGGGACTGGCCGTGCCACCCGGTGACCAGCGCGTCCACCGCCTCGACGTGTACCGCGGCGAGCGTACCGGGAGGGCTGCCCGCGGCGATGGCAGTGCGATGAATCACACGCGTCCGCACCGCACGGGGCAGGCCGGTCAACGTGGACACATCCAGCGCGACGGTCCCATCCGCCTCGTCCGTACCCGCCTCGGCACGTACCCGCGCCGCCCAGTCGTCGAGGGCGTCCGCGTCGTCGCGGAGCATGCGCGCCGTACGAGCCAGGGCTGCGGCCATGCCGGGGCCCAGGTCCTTCTCCAGGGCGGGCAGGACGTCGGCGCGAACCCGCGCCCGCGCGTACGCCGGGTCACGGTTGTGCGGGTCCTCCCAGGCGACCAGGCCCATGGCGTGACAGGCACGGTGGGTGAGGTCCCGGCCGAGCTCCAGCAGCGGGCGGTGGTAGCGGCCCGTGACGGCGGGCATGCCCGCCAGCGAACGGGCACCGGACCCGCGAGCGAGCCCCAGGAGCACGGTCTCGGCCTGGTCGTCCAGAGTGTGCCCCAGCAGTACGGCGGTGGCCCGGTGGCGCGTGGCGGCCTCGTCGAGGGCCGTGTACCGCGCCGTACGCGCCGCCGCCTCCATGCCGCCGTCCGTGCCCACGGTGACCGCGTGCGCCTCCGCGGGCGCCAGGCCCAGGTCGGCCATGACCGCCACGACGCCGGCGGCGCGCTCGGCGGAGCCCTCCTGGAGGCCGTGGTCGACCGTGACACCGCCCGCGCGGTGGCCGGATCTGGACGCCTCGAAGGCCAGCGCCCCGGCGAGCGCGAGCGAGTCGGCGCCGCCGCTGCACGCGACGAGCACCAGATCGCCGACCTCGATCATGCCGAGGGTGCGGCGGACCGCCAGGCGTACCGCCGCCACCGCCGGATCAGGTCCCACGGCACCCATTGTCGCGGCTCGTGGCGTGCGGCATCGGACGATGCCCCATCTCGGCCTGGCGGCGTCGTCGCGCGTGACGACGAGCGCCGGGCCGGACTAGTCGGAGGTCTCGGTGGCCGGCAGCTCCGGCTTGCCGATGACCCTGCCCACCCACAGTCCCGGATCCTTGATCTCGGCATGGGTCGGCAGCGTGTTGGGTGAGGTCCAGACGCGGTTGAAGCCGTCCATGCCGACCCGCTGGATGACCTCGTTGACGAAGTGCGAGCCCTCCGCGTACTGCTTCATCTTCATCTCGAGGCCCAGCAGGCGCCGGAACGCCCGGTCGACCTGGGAGGCGCCCTCCCTGCGGTGCTGGAACTTGGCGCGGATGTCGGCGACGCTCGGCACGACCTCGGGTCCGACCGCGTCCATGACGTAGTCGCCGTGGCCCTCGGCCAGCGTCATCACGGCCGTGAGGCGGTCGAGGATCTCGCGCTGTTCGGGGGTCTGCATCGCGTCGATGAGGTTGCCCTCGCCGCCGCGTACGGCGTCCGCGACCGCCTCGCCCACGCCGCGCAGGCGTTCGAGCAGCGCGCCGGGGTCGAGGTCGGAGGCGAGCAGGAACGCCGTCATCTGGTCCTGGACATAGGCGCGCAGCCATGAGACCGAGGCGAACTGGGCCCGGTGGGTCTCCTCGTGCAGGCACACCCACAGCCGGAAGTCATGGGAGTCGACCTTGAGCTCCTGCTCGGCGCCGACGATGTTGGGCGCGACGAGGGTCAGCCGCCCCGTCGGCGCGCGGCCGGTCGGGTCCGGCGGCAGGAACAGCTCGTACTGGCCGAGCACGCGGCTGGCCATGTACGCCAGGATCGCGCCGACCTGCATGCCGGTCACCCGCGATCCCACGGCCTGGATCACCGCGCCGCCGGCGCCACCGCCGAGCAGCCCGCTGCCGCGGCGCGCCTGGAGTTGTTCCATCAGGGGTTCGAGGACGACGCGGAAGCCGTCGACGTTCGCCTGGATCCAGCCGGGCCGGTCCACGACCTTGGCCGGGGACGCGTCGATGCCGCCGTCCATGCCGGTGAAGTCACGGACGTGGCCCTGCGCCACTCCGGAAAGCTCGCGTAGCTCCGCGACGACCTGGCGCGCCTCGGTCGGGCTCACCTGCGGCCCTGGGCGGACAAGTCGGGTCCCCGTCTGAACGGCGACATTCCAGTCGATCATGGCAGTTGGCATTACAACCCTCTCCGGCCGGGCCCTCCACCTAACGGTACGTCCCCGATCGCCTGGGGAGCATGCCTCACAGACTCCAACGCCTGTGGACACGCGATGAACTCCCGTTCACTCGATCAACGGCAACCGCAGCCGGCGAGGGTGCCGGCGAGAGTGTCCAGCGAAGTGAGCACGGCGTCCACCCGGCTCGCCGGCACCTGGTTCGCCATGAAGGCGAAGGCCAGCAGTCGCCCGTCCGCGTCCTCGACGACTCCGGCAAGGGTGTTGACCCCGTCGAGGGTGCCCGTTTTCGCCCGTACGGTGCCCCTCCCGGCGGAGGCCGTACCCGTGTCGAACCGGTCGTCGAGCGTGCCGGAGAACCCGGCGATGGGCATGCCGGACAGCACGGTGCGCAGCTCGGGATGGGCGGGCGAAGCGGCCAGGGCGACCAGTTTGGCCAGCGCGGACGGTGTGATCCGGTTGTTGTGCGACAGCCCGCTGCCGTCGTACAGCTCGACGCCCCCGTTGATGCCGAGCCCGGCGAGCACCTCGCGCGTGGCCGCGGCACCGCCCGCGAACGTCGGCGGCCGGTGGAGTTTCATCGCCACCTGCCGGGCCATGGCTTCGGCGACGTCGTCGTCGCTGTGGGTGAGCAGCTGCTCGACCAGCGCCGAGATCGGCGGCGACTGCACCGCGCCGAGCCGGTGGGCCCCCTTGGGCGCGGTCGCAGGCGACCCGGCATGCGCCGTCACGCCACGGCTGGTGAGCATCTGGGCGAATCTCTGCGCGGCGGCCGACGGCGGGTCCTGGACGCGGGGGGTGTACTGGGATCCCGGCACGATCCGGCCCGCGTCCAGCTCGAGCGCGCTCACCGGGGCCACGTCGCCTTCCGGGGAGAAGTAGAGCTGCTTCCAGCCGGGGGCCATCCGGCTGCCCTGGTACGCCGAGACGTCGTAGTCGACCCTCACCTGTGTCGTACCCGCGGCCTTCAGCGCCGCGGCCGTCTGTTTCGCCAGCTCGGCGAGTGATGCCGGCTTGGGGTAAGCGTTCTTCGGGCTGACCGTCGTCAGCGTGGGATCGCCGCCTCCGACCAGGACGACACCCCGGTTGCTCCGTACGACGCTGGTCGTGAGCCGGCGGTCCGAGCCCACCGAGGCGAGCACGGCCACCGCCGTGACGAGCTTGGTCGTCGAGGCGGGCACCGCCGGTTGTCCGGCGTTGCTGCTGAACAGGGACCGGCCGGTCATCGCGTCGATGACGACACCGCTGAGGTTCTGGCCGAGGCCGGCGCTCTGCATCGGACCGGCCAGCCGTGCCGCCAGCGAACCGGCCGACGGCAGCGGTGCGGTCGCGGCGGCCGGCGCCATCGTGAGCGGACCGGCGGGAACGATCGCTCTGGCCGCCACGGTTGGCGGTCTGAGCGCGAGGGAACGATCCGGTGTGAGCTTCACCACTGCCAGGGCGGCGGTGACCAGGAAGACGTTCAGCAGCGCCAGTGTGATCATGGCCACGGCGCGCTCGGGCCTCCGCACCTTAACGCCCCTCTCATCGCCGCAGCACTAGTGACGTGCGACATTCTTGTACAGGCCAACATCCAACCAGAACCACCTCGGCCCGCCCCGGGGAGCGGAGGACATTGTGCAATTCGACGTCACTATCGAGATCCCTAAGGGACAGCGCAACAAGTACGAGATGGATCATGAAACCGGACGAATCAGACTTGACCGGATGTTGTTCACGTCGACCCAGTATCCGGCGGACTACGGCTTCATCGACAACACGCTGGGCGAGGACGGCGATCCGCTCGACGCTCTCGTGCTCCTCCAGGAGCCCACTTTCCCCGGTTGCCTGATCCGCTGCCGTACGGTCGGCATGTTCC
It encodes:
- the folE gene encoding GTP cyclohydrolase I FolE, with translation MNPAPESHGPPIDQARVEKAVREILIAVGEDPDRDGLVDTPARVARAYAEQLAGMRQRPEDVLNTVFDAGHDEMVIVKDIEVYSLCEHHLVPFHGVAHVGYTPNAKGQITGLSKLARLVDVYARRPQVQERMTSQIADALVDVLQPRGVIVVVEAEHLCMTMRGVRKPGAKTLTSAVRGDFRDEPSTRAEAMSLILGR
- the ftsH gene encoding ATP-dependent zinc metalloprotease FtsH, with the translated sequence MDLKRYFRGPLLWILAFGALVLLVMYGINPGGSYEKADTSRVVQAIQNNEVTSAQLVDKDQRIEVKLKSGKQLQASWVDGQGVNLANLLQEKTNAGQLKSYTVSVPKQNVFLSLLFSFLPIVVVVLIFLFIMNQMQGGGSRVMNFGKSKAKLVTKDTPKTTFADVAGADEAIEELQEIKEFLANPAKFQAIGAKIPKGVLLYGSPGTGKTLLARAVAGEAGVPFYSISGSDFVEMFVGVGASRVRDLFEQAKANAPSIIFVDEIDAVGRHRGAGLGGGHDEREQTLNQLLVEMDGFDVKGGVILIAATNRPDILDPALLRPGRFDRQIVIDRPDLEGRKGILRVHGRGKPFAPDVELDTIARRTPGFTGADLANVINEAALLTARMDRKQIDMDTLEESIDRVMAGPERKSRVMSDREKKTIAYHEGGHALVAHALPNADPVHKITILSRGQALGYTMTLPMEDKFLASRSEMLDQLAMLLGGRTAEELVFHEPTTGAANDIEKATAIARKMVTEYGMSERLGARKFGEGNGEPFLGRDMSHNRDYSEEIASAIDDEVRRLIESAHDIAWEILVEYRDVLDDLVLHLMDKETLSKNQVIDIFRPIEKRPANPSYSGYGKRLPSDRPPVLTPKELALMGPKDVKDLTQGNGSSGASHPADREEQDDSEGKA
- the hpt gene encoding hypoxanthine phosphoribosyltransferase, with translation MDEADMGADLEKVLIPEVELQAKIRELAAQVDEDYAGRELLLVGVLKGAVMVMADLARALHSPVSMDWMAVSSYGSGTKSSGVVRIMKDLDADIMGRHVLIVEDIVDSGLTLSWLMSNLESRGPASIEVCTLLRKPDAAKIKVKVKYVGFDIPNEFVIGYGLDYAERYRNLPFVGTLAPHVYGGSGEQEA
- the tilS gene encoding tRNA lysidine(34) synthetase TilS; protein product: MGAVGPDPAVAAVRLAVRRTLGMIEVGDLVLVACSGGADSLALAGALAFEASRSGHRAGGVTVDHGLQEGSAERAAGVVAVMADLGLAPAEAHAVTVGTDGGMEAAARTARYTALDEAATRHRATAVLLGHTLDDQAETVLLGLARGSGARSLAGMPAVTGRYHRPLLELGRDLTHRACHAMGLVAWEDPHNRDPAYARARVRADVLPALEKDLGPGMAAALARTARMLRDDADALDDWAARVRAEAGTDEADGTVALDVSTLTGLPRAVRTRVIHRTAIAAGSPPGTLAAVHVEAVDALVTGWHGQSHVDLPGRVRVRRRYEKLLFGPSETR
- a CDS encoding zinc-dependent metalloprotease, encoding MIDWNVAVQTGTRLVRPGPQVSPTEARQVVAELRELSGVAQGHVRDFTGMDGGIDASPAKVVDRPGWIQANVDGFRVVLEPLMEQLQARRGSGLLGGGAGGAVIQAVGSRVTGMQVGAILAYMASRVLGQYELFLPPDPTGRAPTGRLTLVAPNIVGAEQELKVDSHDFRLWVCLHEETHRAQFASVSWLRAYVQDQMTAFLLASDLDPGALLERLRGVGEAVADAVRGGEGNLIDAMQTPEQREILDRLTAVMTLAEGHGDYVMDAVGPEVVPSVADIRAKFQHRREGASQVDRAFRRLLGLEMKMKQYAEGSHFVNEVIQRVGMDGFNRVWTSPNTLPTHAEIKDPGLWVGRVIGKPELPATETSD
- the dacB gene encoding D-alanyl-D-alanine carboxypeptidase/D-alanyl-D-alanine endopeptidase — translated: MRRPERAVAMITLALLNVFLVTAALAVVKLTPDRSLALRPPTVAARAIVPAGPLTMAPAAATAPLPSAGSLAARLAGPMQSAGLGQNLSGVVIDAMTGRSLFSSNAGQPAVPASTTKLVTAVAVLASVGSDRRLTTSVVRSNRGVVLVGGGDPTLTTVSPKNAYPKPASLAELAKQTAAALKAAGTTQVRVDYDVSAYQGSRMAPGWKQLYFSPEGDVAPVSALELDAGRIVPGSQYTPRVQDPPSAAAQRFAQMLTSRGVTAHAGSPATAPKGAHRLGAVQSPPISALVEQLLTHSDDDVAEAMARQVAMKLHRPPTFAGGAAATREVLAGLGINGGVELYDGSGLSHNNRITPSALAKLVALAASPAHPELRTVLSGMPIAGFSGTLDDRFDTGTASAGRGTVRAKTGTLDGVNTLAGVVEDADGRLLAFAFMANQVPASRVDAVLTSLDTLAGTLAGCGCR
- a CDS encoding inorganic diphosphatase codes for the protein MQFDVTIEIPKGQRNKYEMDHETGRIRLDRMLFTSTQYPADYGFIDNTLGEDGDPLDALVLLQEPTFPGCLIRCRTVGMFRMTDEAGGDDKVLCVPATDPRMEHLRDIHHVPEFDRLEIQHFFEVYKDLEPGKSVEGASWANRSDAEAEIERSFKRAEKH